In the Lepus europaeus isolate LE1 chromosome 18, mLepTim1.pri, whole genome shotgun sequence genome, one interval contains:
- the LOC133776692 gene encoding cytochrome b-245 chaperone 1: MYMQVQTRSSSCLHLRRAPGVRSWSLLVGILSIGLAAAYYSGDSLGWRLFYVTGCLLVAVQNLEDWEEAIFNKNTGKVILKTFSLYRKLLTLLRAGHDQVVVLLNDIRDVNVEEEKVRYFGKGYTVVLRFATGFSHPLTQSAVMGHRSDVEAIAKLITSFLELHHLENPSELSESSDSEADGPGSQS; encoded by the exons ATGTACATGCAGGTGCAGACgcgctccagctcctgcctccacctcAGGAGGGCCCCCGGCGTGCGCTCCTGGTCCCTGCTGGTCG gGATCTTGTCCATCGGCCTGGCTGCTGCCTACTACAGCGGAG acagcctgggctggaggcTCTTCTATGTCACGGGCTGCCTGTTGGTGGCCGTGCAGAACCTGGAGGACTGGGAG GAAGCCATCTTCAACAAGAACACCGGCAAGGTCATCTTGAAGACCTTCAGCCTCTACAGGAAGCTGCTGACTCTTCTCAGAGCCGGCCACGACCAGG TGGTGGTCCTCTTGAATGACATCCGGGACGTGAACGTGGAGGAAGAGAAGGTCCGATACTTCGGGAAGGGCTACACGGTGGTGCTGCGGTTTGCCACAGGCTtttcccaccctctcacccaGAGTGCCGTCATGGGCCACCGCAG TGACGTGGAAGCCATCGCTAAGCTCATCACCAGCTTCCTGGAGCTGCACCACCTGGAGAACCCCTCGGAGTTGTCTGAGAGCAGCGACAGCGAGGCTGATGGTCCCGGGAGCCAGAGCTGA